From a region of the Takifugu flavidus isolate HTHZ2018 chromosome 20, ASM371156v2, whole genome shotgun sequence genome:
- the tbx3a gene encoding T-box transcription factor TBX3a isoform X1 encodes MNFLMRDPVIQGSSMAYHPFIPHRGPELAMSAMLGHQPPFFPALALPHTGSLSLPGALGKPIMDQLMGAAETGLHFSSLGHQAAAAHLRPLKTLEPEEEVEDDPKVHLEAKELWELFHKKGTEMVITKSGRRMFPPFKVRCTGLDKKAKYILLMDIVAADDCRYKFHNSRWMVAGKADPEMPKRMYIHPDSPATGEQWMSKVVNFHKLKLTNNISDKHGFVSSTNTILNSMHKYQPRFHIVRANDILKLPYSTFRTYVFPETDFIAVTAYQNDKITQLKIDHNPFAKGFRDTGNGRREKRKQLALQSMRSYEEQQKKENGASDDSSGEQAPFKCFGQASSPAVSTVGPPHLKDYCDSDEDSDDESKDGHLKDGPDSSKISTTTEDGKDHEASPAKAHSFPKSDAASRNRDSGPRTEKSQADSRQSPITVISSTTRSGEDLKSPSLDQPKSDECRPISKDSFMPLTVQTDSPHIGHGHLHNFGFPTGLTGQQFFNHLGSAHPFLLHPSQFNVGGAFSNMAAGMGPLLAAVSTGGVSTMDTASMASPPQSLTGAPGLPFHLQQHVLASQGIAMSPFGGLFPYPYTYMAAAAAASSAASSSVHRHPFLNAVRPRLRYSPYSLPMTAPDSTLLTTAMPPSMTVGGTELKGDGLVPASPVSAVTLDSTSEVTSHSSTISSGSVSMSPKTLTEKDAANELQSIQRLVSGLESNQDRSRSGSP; translated from the exons ATGAACTTCCTGATGAGAGATCCAGTCATACAAGGATCAAGTATGGCATATCATCCGTTTATACCTCACCGGGGTCCGGAACTTGCCATGAGCGCAATGCTGGGACACCAGCCCCCGTTCTTCCCGGCTCTGGCGCTCCCTCACACCGGCTCCCTCTCCCTGCCGGGCGCGCTGGGGAAGCCGATCATGGACCAGCTGATGGGGGCTGCGGAGACCGGCCTGCACTTCTCTTCGTTAGGGCACCAGGCTGCGGCCGCCCACCTCAGGCCGCTCAAGACTCTGGAACccgaggaagaggtggaggacgaTCCCAAAGTTCACTTGGAAGCCAAAGAGCTTTGGGAACTTTTTCACAAGAAAGGCACCGAGATGGTGATCACAAAATCCGGAAG GCGGATGTTCCCCCCGTTCAAAGTGAGGTGCACTGGTCTGGACAAGAAGGCCAAGTACATTCTCTTGATGGATATAGTTGCAGCCGACGACTGCAGATATAAATTTCACAACTCCCGCTGGATGGTGGCCGGGAAGGCAGACCCCGAAATGCCAAAGAGGATGTACATTCACCCGGACAGTCCAGCTACTGGGGAACAGTGGATGTCAAAAGTCGTTAATTTTCACAAGCTCAAGCTGACGAATAACATCTCCGACAAGCATGGATTTGTAAGTTCAACTAAT ACCATTCTTAACTCGATGCACAAATATCAACCACGCTTTCACATTGTGCGAGCCAACGACATTCTCAAACTCCCGTACAGCACCTTCAGGACTTACGTTTTCCCTGAAACGGATTTTATCGCCGTGACCGCCTACCAGAATGACAAG ATAACCCAACTGAAAATAGACCACAACCCGTTTGCAAAAGGATTCCGTGACACGGGCAATGGAAGACGGGAAAAAAG GAAACAACTGGCTCTGCAGTCCATGCGCTCCTacgaggagcagcagaaaaaagagAACGGCGCGTCAGACGACTCCTCTGGAGAGCAGGCTCCCTTTAAATGTTTCGGCCAGGCCTCGTCCCCTGCCGTGTCTACCGTGGGCCCCCCACACCTGAAAG ATTATTGTGACAGCGATGAGGACAGCGATGATGAAAGCAAAGATGGACACCTCAAAGACGGCCCGGACTCCAGCAAGATTTCCACGACAACGGAGGACGGGAAGGACCATGAGGCGAGCCCAGCAAAGGCTCACTCGTTCCCGAAAAGTGACGCCGCCAGCAGGAACCGCGATAGTGGTCCCAGGACTGAAAAAAGCCAGGCGGATTCACGACAGAGCCCCATCACCGTCATCTCCAGCACCACCCGCTCCGGAGAAGACCTGAAGAGCCCGAGCCTGGACCAGCCCAAATCGGACGAGTGCAGGCCGATAAGCAAAGACAGTTTCATGCCTTTGACGGTTCAGACTGACAGCCCGCACATTGGCCACGGCCACTTGCATAACTTTGGATTTCCCACGGGTCTCACAGGACAGCAGTTTTTCAATCACCTCGGGAGCGCGCACCCGTTCCTCCTGCACCCCTCTCAGTTCAATGTGGGGGGCGCCTTCTCAAATATGGCCGCGGGCATGGGGCCATTATTGGCAGCGGTGTCCACGGGAGGGGTGAGCACCATGGACACAGCCAGCATGGCTTCACCGCCGCAAAGCCTGACGGGAGCACCAGGCCTGCCCTTTCATCTGCAGCAACATGTCTTGGCATCACAG GGCATCGCCATGTCGCCCTTTGGTGGTCTGTTTCCGTATCCCTACACGTACATGGCGGCAGCCGCGGCGGCTTCTTCGGCGGCTTCGTCGTCGGTGCACCGGCATCCCTTCTTAAACGCAGTGCGTCCCCGACTCAGGTACAGCCCCTATTCCCTCCCCATGACGGCGCCGGACAGCACGCTGCTCACCACCGCCATGCCCCCCAGCATGACCGTCGGCGGGACGGAGCTGAAAGGCGACGGCCTGGTCCCGGCCAGCCCCGTGTCGGCTGTCACCCTGGATTCCACGTCGGAGGTGACCAGCCACTCGTCCACCATCTCCTCGGGCTCCGTCTCCATGTCCCCTAAAACTCTCACGGAGAAAGACGCTGCAAACGAGCTGCAGAGCATCCAGCGGCTGGTCAGCGGACTGGAATCAAACCAGGACAGGTCCCGGAGCGGCTCCCCCTAG
- the tbx3a gene encoding T-box transcription factor TBX3a isoform X2 — MNFLMRDPVIQGSSMAYHPFIPHRGPELAMSAMLGHQPPFFPALALPHTGSLSLPGALGKPIMDQLMGAAETGLHFSSLGHQAAAAHLRPLKTLEPEEEVEDDPKVHLEAKELWELFHKKGTEMVITKSGRRMFPPFKVRCTGLDKKAKYILLMDIVAADDCRYKFHNSRWMVAGKADPEMPKRMYIHPDSPATGEQWMSKVVNFHKLKLTNNISDKHGFTILNSMHKYQPRFHIVRANDILKLPYSTFRTYVFPETDFIAVTAYQNDKITQLKIDHNPFAKGFRDTGNGRREKRKQLALQSMRSYEEQQKKENGASDDSSGEQAPFKCFGQASSPAVSTVGPPHLKDYCDSDEDSDDESKDGHLKDGPDSSKISTTTEDGKDHEASPAKAHSFPKSDAASRNRDSGPRTEKSQADSRQSPITVISSTTRSGEDLKSPSLDQPKSDECRPISKDSFMPLTVQTDSPHIGHGHLHNFGFPTGLTGQQFFNHLGSAHPFLLHPSQFNVGGAFSNMAAGMGPLLAAVSTGGVSTMDTASMASPPQSLTGAPGLPFHLQQHVLASQGIAMSPFGGLFPYPYTYMAAAAAASSAASSSVHRHPFLNAVRPRLRYSPYSLPMTAPDSTLLTTAMPPSMTVGGTELKGDGLVPASPVSAVTLDSTSEVTSHSSTISSGSVSMSPKTLTEKDAANELQSIQRLVSGLESNQDRSRSGSP; from the exons ATGAACTTCCTGATGAGAGATCCAGTCATACAAGGATCAAGTATGGCATATCATCCGTTTATACCTCACCGGGGTCCGGAACTTGCCATGAGCGCAATGCTGGGACACCAGCCCCCGTTCTTCCCGGCTCTGGCGCTCCCTCACACCGGCTCCCTCTCCCTGCCGGGCGCGCTGGGGAAGCCGATCATGGACCAGCTGATGGGGGCTGCGGAGACCGGCCTGCACTTCTCTTCGTTAGGGCACCAGGCTGCGGCCGCCCACCTCAGGCCGCTCAAGACTCTGGAACccgaggaagaggtggaggacgaTCCCAAAGTTCACTTGGAAGCCAAAGAGCTTTGGGAACTTTTTCACAAGAAAGGCACCGAGATGGTGATCACAAAATCCGGAAG GCGGATGTTCCCCCCGTTCAAAGTGAGGTGCACTGGTCTGGACAAGAAGGCCAAGTACATTCTCTTGATGGATATAGTTGCAGCCGACGACTGCAGATATAAATTTCACAACTCCCGCTGGATGGTGGCCGGGAAGGCAGACCCCGAAATGCCAAAGAGGATGTACATTCACCCGGACAGTCCAGCTACTGGGGAACAGTGGATGTCAAAAGTCGTTAATTTTCACAAGCTCAAGCTGACGAATAACATCTCCGACAAGCATGGATTT ACCATTCTTAACTCGATGCACAAATATCAACCACGCTTTCACATTGTGCGAGCCAACGACATTCTCAAACTCCCGTACAGCACCTTCAGGACTTACGTTTTCCCTGAAACGGATTTTATCGCCGTGACCGCCTACCAGAATGACAAG ATAACCCAACTGAAAATAGACCACAACCCGTTTGCAAAAGGATTCCGTGACACGGGCAATGGAAGACGGGAAAAAAG GAAACAACTGGCTCTGCAGTCCATGCGCTCCTacgaggagcagcagaaaaaagagAACGGCGCGTCAGACGACTCCTCTGGAGAGCAGGCTCCCTTTAAATGTTTCGGCCAGGCCTCGTCCCCTGCCGTGTCTACCGTGGGCCCCCCACACCTGAAAG ATTATTGTGACAGCGATGAGGACAGCGATGATGAAAGCAAAGATGGACACCTCAAAGACGGCCCGGACTCCAGCAAGATTTCCACGACAACGGAGGACGGGAAGGACCATGAGGCGAGCCCAGCAAAGGCTCACTCGTTCCCGAAAAGTGACGCCGCCAGCAGGAACCGCGATAGTGGTCCCAGGACTGAAAAAAGCCAGGCGGATTCACGACAGAGCCCCATCACCGTCATCTCCAGCACCACCCGCTCCGGAGAAGACCTGAAGAGCCCGAGCCTGGACCAGCCCAAATCGGACGAGTGCAGGCCGATAAGCAAAGACAGTTTCATGCCTTTGACGGTTCAGACTGACAGCCCGCACATTGGCCACGGCCACTTGCATAACTTTGGATTTCCCACGGGTCTCACAGGACAGCAGTTTTTCAATCACCTCGGGAGCGCGCACCCGTTCCTCCTGCACCCCTCTCAGTTCAATGTGGGGGGCGCCTTCTCAAATATGGCCGCGGGCATGGGGCCATTATTGGCAGCGGTGTCCACGGGAGGGGTGAGCACCATGGACACAGCCAGCATGGCTTCACCGCCGCAAAGCCTGACGGGAGCACCAGGCCTGCCCTTTCATCTGCAGCAACATGTCTTGGCATCACAG GGCATCGCCATGTCGCCCTTTGGTGGTCTGTTTCCGTATCCCTACACGTACATGGCGGCAGCCGCGGCGGCTTCTTCGGCGGCTTCGTCGTCGGTGCACCGGCATCCCTTCTTAAACGCAGTGCGTCCCCGACTCAGGTACAGCCCCTATTCCCTCCCCATGACGGCGCCGGACAGCACGCTGCTCACCACCGCCATGCCCCCCAGCATGACCGTCGGCGGGACGGAGCTGAAAGGCGACGGCCTGGTCCCGGCCAGCCCCGTGTCGGCTGTCACCCTGGATTCCACGTCGGAGGTGACCAGCCACTCGTCCACCATCTCCTCGGGCTCCGTCTCCATGTCCCCTAAAACTCTCACGGAGAAAGACGCTGCAAACGAGCTGCAGAGCATCCAGCGGCTGGTCAGCGGACTGGAATCAAACCAGGACAGGTCCCGGAGCGGCTCCCCCTAG